Genomic segment of Arachis hypogaea cultivar Tifrunner chromosome 11, arahy.Tifrunner.gnm2.J5K5, whole genome shotgun sequence:
AACTCCAGCATACATTGCTCCGGAGGTTCTGTCACGAAAGGAGTACGACGGAAAGGTATTTGAGTGGTTTTGACGATTATCAATTCATAGTCTTATTAGAACAGCTTGATTTTGTAAGCACTTTGTCTTATTTTACAGATTGCAGATGTTTGGTCCTGTGGTGTGACCCTTTATGTCATGTTAGTTGGTGCATACCCTTTTGAGGATCCGGAAGATCCTAGAAATTTCAGAAAGACTATTGGGGTGAGCTCTCATCCAACTTTAACAGCTTGAATAATCTTTGTTAGCAGAAAACTCAAACTTTGATCCTTTGGTAACAGAGAATAATAGGTGTTCAATACTCCATACCAGACTATGTTCGCGTTTCTGCAGAGTGTAGGAACCTTCTCTCTCGAATCTTTGTTGCCGACCCTGCCAAGGTATCTTTTAAACTTGATAATTCCTCTTGGCGCAATTTGTATCTACATTCAGTAATCAAATGATATACTAAATTGAATGGATGAACTAATGAAGTATCATGTACATTTTACATTATTGACACATTGATCATAGCAATAAAAGGTAAAATCATAGTTATCGTAAAGGATAAACATTTTCTTGCTttgaaagatcaatgcatgtattcATGACAAAGTATCTGTTAGAGAATATTGTCTAGGATATTTGTCTATTAATTAGATTGATAATTTTGTTAATGATAAAATACTAGGcatttattatttaattgtttTCTGATTTGTTCATCGCCTATAAATAGGTGGTATCTTGAATCATATTAGACAGTAGACACAGCTATCACACAACACAAATAACATCTTAATATCAAGTTTACTCTTGAGTTGTTATCATGAATTCTAACAGCATCCAAATGAAAAATGGATATGCTAATTTACATCTAGTATCTGAATTGATTGTTTCTTATCCTTGTTAAAGAGGATCACCATCCCAGAGATAAAACAGAACCCTTGGTTTCTGAAGAAGTTGCCTAGAGAGACCATGGAAGCTGAAAGAAAAGGTGGAGAGGATACACAGAAAGACCAACCAAGGCAGTGCGTCGAAGAGATTATGCGGATCATACAAGAGGCTAGAACACCAGGGCCAATGtctaaggctagtgatgtgggcCAAACTGGCACTGGATCacttgatgatgaagatgatgaagtTGATGTTAGCGGTGACTTTGAACATGTTTGAAATCAAGGTCTTTGATTATTTTGTGGGAGGCTAGATTTGTTTATAAGACCCAGTGTGTGTGTGCgcattattttttacatttatcACATTGTTGTGCAGTGTTCTAAATATGCATAGTATATGTATATGTAGTTTTATAATTGAGAGGATATTGTTAATAAAAAGGCTTGAATAATGGTGTATCTTTACTTTCCTATAAATCACAAAAGAAGTGGTTTGATTTCAGATATCATTCATCATAATCTACTGTTTCCTATACTTTTAATCTTAACTCCTATATAATGTTGTAAAGCAATAATAATAGGATGTTGATATTACATTGGAATAtaatctattttaatatttttgtatcttGTTTGATAATAATAGGCAACGATAGAGATGTGATGTAAATCgcaattctattaaaaaaaaccaATCTTACTCATAGttatcaaatttaaatcatactcTCAACGGATTTAAATTAAGTGtctgaatatttttattatttatccataAAAATCGATTTAATCTACACTGAACCGTACATGAGTCATCTACTAAActaatattttctttgttaaatagtatgctaataattatatatatactgaAAGTAATACCTTTTGTTTACCACACATTTAACAtcttaaaaaaactaataattatatcatattaaaataattatatattttatattaaaacggtaaaatttaaataatataaaatattatttttattctttaataataatattttatttatttatttatttttataatttaatttttatatattaatattataaaatattttatacagttgtgctattatattttttgaataaCTATTCGTACAATTAAATATATACGACAATTATTTTTACTCATAACTATGACCACAACCACCACTCTACTGCCATGATCACTGCAACCACCATTTTACTACCATTGGTTTTTCATTGTTCCTAACAAAGATCCAAAACCACCAGTCTcacagaaatttttttttttatcaaaatagagAGACTCAAACTTACGATTTATAAATAAGTATAAAAAGaatatgtcatttgagttataatttattggcaGTCTCACAAAATTTTAGTACAAATACAAACTCAAGAGTTAATTGATCCAAAAATTacagtttaaaaataataaatataaaatattaatttttaattagttaatattaataattttttattgtcaatttttttaacttttatttttaggagaagttaaaatttatgattaaaattaaatttattaaaatttataaaatttaaaattttgaatttaaaataaaaattcatttaaaaaaattgattgatattaattgaaaaaaattgactCTATAGATAAATTCAAaacaatgttatttttttataattttttaaaaataattttgaaaagaaaattgtaaaagtTACATCATTGACGTGTGTTTGTGCAATATCTACGTAGGGGGACCGCGATATGAAGAACGTGGTGTATAAGAAAAAAGGATGAAGTGCCAAATTATGAATGAAATTTAAATTTGCCTTATGAAAATGATTTGTCATTCAATAGCTATATGCAAAAGGATAAATGCAACGAGACAGACTGAATGATATCTCAATCGTAAGTGGtgcactttttaatttttatattgcaGAAAGAGTGGTATTTTTTACTGTTATTGAGGTTTTATGTGTTCATGAATGTAAAAGACGATTAAGAATAAATTGGACCGTCAGTTTTTTAGTCATCACAAATTAGAGGATCGGTATTGAAAATCCACAATTCTGATCCATCGATTTGGATTTTTAGAATTAACGACTTTTATTTTCTACAAAACTTACCGAAGATTTTGTTCATCAATAGAATTTAAATTCACCAGGCCACAATGAAATCTATACAATGAAATCTTAGATTTTTTTACTCTCTCCACACAAATCTGAATCTCTGATTTGTTTCATCAACAGATTTTGAATTTACAAAATCACAAATTGAACCTTAGGTTTTCTATCTCTATTAAATCTGAGCCTTTGATTTGCCGTTtgtaatttaaacaaaaattatatcCATAAAAAACATATAACTAATTCATAAATATGCATAACACGTACTGAGAATCCATTACTAAAAAAAATCAGCCTTGTGGTAATAATAAAGAATGGTAATTTTAAGGGTAAAATACACTAATAAACTATTTGAACTTTAAAATTATGTTAATGTCCTATTTTAATTTTCGTTACAAGCATGTTTTGAATGATTTtatgtaaatcaaatttaattttttttttaaggaaaagctCAACACAGTAAGTGGAATACAGAAATAGCAAACAAAAACACAACTCTAAATGAGTACGATATACAAAAAACTAATTGATGTCTCATGTCATTTTTggtattgccatcaacaacagaaGGGATCCACACCTATCCACTCCTTATAGTTCATGGAGGACTGGTAGATGATATCGTCTACCCCTTTTCCTTCATTCTGAAAAATTCGTCTATTCCTTTCCAGCCAGATATTCCAGATAATCGTACAGAAACATACCATCCACCTCTTGCGCTCCTGCTTACTAGTTGATAACTCAGTCCAACTTTGAAAATGCTCCTTTAGCGTTCCCGGGCACGACCCTTGCCTTCCAACAAAAGACAGCcatgcacaccacacctgccaagaaaATCCACAACCAAAAAACAAGTGGTAACCAGATTCAACACTTTCATTACACAACACACAGACAACGTCTTCCTGGTAAACCACTCCCAGCCAACTCAGCCTCTCCTTCGTATTGACCCTTCCAGTCAAGACAAACCATATGAACAATTCAACTCTAGGTGGGACTAAACTCTTCCAAACTGTCCTAGTAAAGCTGTAGCTCGCTATATCCTCCGGAAGCAATTCCACCTGCATCACCTGCACAAAGAAGTTAGTAGAAAGTGCACCCTATTTATCGAATTTCCACACAACTCTGTCCTCTCTACCATATACTAGATTAACCAATCTTAATGTTTCATGCAACTGGTGCACTAagtccaactcccattggaaaagctctcgcctccattggaagttccatctcCACTCTAACCCGTCCcagaacccacaatcccctatgacagatcctctttggtttgaaactgagaaGAGCCTTGGAAAAAGATCTTTTAGGATCCCACCACGCACCCATACggaaataaaagataaacaagataATGATTCAAACTAAAAAATGgatacattaaaattgaaatagaaacaaaaaggatatattgaaattgagtacaaagagaatcattctactttctacccaatttcttgacgcaacaagaaagggactccttaacctaacttgtcaatgccatagtttgggaattgaatcgaagggactcctcaaccttctactcaattccccgatgcaacaagagagggactcctcaaccttacTTGTctacaccatggtttcatcacgaaaccaagaCTGCATTTATTTTTGagaacaggacaggacaagacactgagaacaggacaggacaagacactgatggacagagacacagaattttgtgttcttgtattctgtttggtgataaattataacaaattatgaaaatccaatttattctcattttttttcattcaaaaaatttgagatgaaaaatataataataaaatatataattatgaaaaattaacaaaaataaagtaagaaaaaataaaaaataagttgtgtcccttgttagtgtctccgtgtccttcctgtcaggatggacacaaaatacactaattcagtatctCTGGACACactgtctctgtccatgtctcctctgccaaacacaattttgtgtctctgtgtccctgtctcagtgtcctgtctctgtaaaTAAACGCAGCCCAAAAAAGGGGCTTTcaaaacctctaaaaattctattctacgactacaatagctaaggaggtatgtataacctcttattaggttaaaacaaagaaaaaccctaaagcccgtaaacataaggcccaatctagtaattaaataaacaaaatcaaaattttttaaattaaaatattctaaaaatataaactaatatcttctaaataacacttgaactcttcatatcacgaacatttgaagcacgtatcacagatcctctttggtttgaaactgagaaGAGCCTTGGAAAAAGATCTTTTAGGATCCCACCACGCACCCATACATCCTCCCAGAACCGAGTTCCTCTCCCATCGCCAATCTCCATAGACAGCCCATTGATCATCTTCTGTTTTAATTGTTGATCTTTGAACTGTAGTTGGCAGATATCCTTCCATGCCCCCCCCCGGGTAGGTAACACCTGGGATGACAACATCACATTGGGGTTGAGGTTGTTACATGAGCATACCACCTTCTTCCATAAGGAGCAATCCTCCTTCGAAaaacgccaccaccacttaaagagAAGGGCTGTGTTACGCACCATGGCATCCCCGACACCTAGCCCCCTAGCTTTTTGGGGGTCTGCACCACCTCCCACCTAACCATTTCCATACCAAACCTaccatcctccttactccataGGAACCTCCTCTGTAGGAAATCAGTTTCTCTGCAACAGCCTTTGGCAATTTATACAAACTCAAATAATAGACTGGCAGGCTGTTCAAAATAGATTTAATAAGCACCAACTTACTGGCTTTATTTAGAATCTTAGCCTTCCAAATGCTCAGCTTCTACTCCACTTTTTCTATAATGGGCttccaagtcttcaccaacctcggGTTCACTCCTAGCTGGATCCCCAAGTATTTTACCGGAAGGGAGGCTACCTTACAGCCCAGCACTCTAGACATACGGTGTATGCACTGAACATCACAGTTAACAGGAATAAGGCTGgactgatgcacggaaaacttgtctcataacaaatttccttcggcaagtgtaccgaatttgtcgtcaagtaaaaactcacaatagagtgaggtcgaatcccacaaggattgattgatcaagcaactttaattagaggaatgttctagttgagcgaatcagaaatttagttgagaattgcagaaaattaaatggcgggaaagtaaatggcagaaagtaaattgcagaatcttaaatgggaatgggggaattgctcataaatgtaaatgacagaaattaaagagaatgggtaagatcagaaatggggagttcattgggcttaggagatgttgcattctccggatcaatctcatttacatctcttcctcaatcaatgcactcattgatctccttggcaatcttaagtgattgaattacaatttcttgtaattgaatctctcaaatcttgatcaatagccaattccttggtcaattgctcatgagaagagatgaagtatggtcactgattataccacatgcattttccaaaccaagtattgagaggattatagtcacatatccatccaaacccaatttggtccagcatgagaaagcatttctagcttgatctcttcgttcctcttccaaggttcagaagagatccaagtatgaatagtttcttttccaagatcactatccaattggatgaagatcgaaagctttcaagtaaaatcaagagaaaagatagaagaagaataatgaaaactagtattgatccatcaaattacaacagagctccctaacccaatgaaaggggtttagttgttcatagctctggaaaatgaaaacaaagatggagaatacataatgaaaactagaagtgcagagaaagtaaatacaagaagtagttctatgctattttccaactccccaaactcccaaaataattcaaagctactcctatatatactactcttctcatcttctagttggctcttcaagtcttgggcctttggatcttgagtttgaagcagttcttttcttcatttaggcttggctttacttgcagaaagaaagtgtgaagtgggcagagactttagctcagggcgttaggggtgttaacgtttagtgaaaatatgagttcgagaatgttagtgacaatcaactttctcactaacgttcctaagtaaaagccacgttaacttcaacgttagtggcacaaacgttgccactaacattgcctctaggtccttcgcacacgttattggggcttaactttcccaataacgttgaaaagcccccattgctcctacgttagagcccacgttaacttagttaacgtggctctttaacgtgggcttgccatccttcgagaacgttagtgacactcaacattgtcactaacgttccaatgtgcccccatgtctcacgttagagcccacgttaacttagttaacgtggctctttaacgtggcattgcttagccatccccaacgttagtgacaatgttgagtgtcactaacgttggctcatctcttactcatccacgttagcttccacgttaactaagttaacgtgggagttaacgtggctcatagtggcttgtgtggctccttccaacgttagtgacaatgttgagtgtcactaacgtcggccatcaccttcttctttcacgttagcctccacgttaactaagttaacgtggaagttaacgtggctccttggggttgtgtggttgcttccaacgttagtgacaatgttgggtgtcactaacgttgtcgaccactcttgcctcttcacgttagcttccacgttaaccaagttaacgtgggagttaacgtggcattgtgcacttaggcaaacgttagtgacaatgttgaatgtcactaacgtttgcttcctttcccccttttaacgttagaggccacgttaactaagttaacgtggactctaacgtggccacttgtgagcattggccaacgttagtgataatgttaagtgtcactaacgttggctcaaatttccttcttcacattagagttcacgttaacttagttaacgtgactcttaacgtgggtaatgatggcttcgagagcgttattggcagtcacttttctcattaactctgcaagttacctcccattccttgcttcctttggtcctgaaatcaggcaatagagtgcatcaaaattctagtccaagtcatgggtaatgcagcatacaatttgtcactaaactcatgcaaaaccctcatgaaatcatgtaaaatacacaatgtatgcttgaatccaggtgtaagtgaatatttacctaaaactagcttatttcctaaggaaatgcatgaaactaccctaaaaacaataaagaaaaggtcagtgaaactggccaaaatgccttggcatcacaacaccaaacttaaagcttgcttgtccctaagcaagtattggaacaagagaatgatgaatgggataccaagagaaatgagtcattcttgtggaagtcatgtccctggttttatggtggtttcatgcatagcaacttaggttcattcctggctttcagacctttatcatatcctagaatactcactatgattgcatcccatgaaatttttatttattgatctttttgttgttatttcagggcttatttgtgttcttaggctaagtgttctgtaagggggcaactctttaagataagctttcagccaacactcccgaaccaattggttcaaggtgctaggtgttgagacacccttaaggacttactccctcaagtctctcccccatacatacacaccacaggcatatagtttattcattttcttttcttgaggccttggtgtccagcacctctttgggttactaagtgttctgtggtgagggttactcttgatagtggactttcagctgataatcccgagttagttaacccaagttaccaagtgataaggcaccccttagagcttattcatccaagtagatccctcacacaggaacaccacagacacatgcctcaagatttaaaaccattggtgcctagccttattgcttagtctttttcttttattcctcaactttgattgttctttccctttttcttattagaatCTTCTTATTTATCTAGTCTCATAGGGTGTGTCTCAagtatagtattcatgacagatagttgtcttcccaccttatggttgaaccaacttagctaacttatgatcccaccaaaaaaaaaaaaactcatgaatgcacttccatattatgaactccactctggtctttttaaaacacactcattctctttttcatttgatttaaagggacaaacatacaattaagtaaggagatggtgtagtaacataaagactagcacacagagaccttcttcaataccaaaaacttaaaagacagaattgaaaaaggtttaaacataacatggaagcaagttctatttcatacaagatcttccttatctaaaacatagagaaagatggaacaaagaaggaactccaccaccttttactcttgtggtcgtccatgctcttttccttgcttgtcctccttgtttcctACTAAGTAGCCGAGCCTGACTTGCGTGTTTATGTGATGTCCtgtctcgctcatgtaaactccttctacgaatgccctttgctcgtccaatagttctgcctgttctatttgtcttcgattcatctcatgtatgtgtgtcccttgatgtgcttggatgttgattatcctctggatggattcttgttgctcattttgcctttgttccatcccgttgaatgtttctccccattgttgtccttgacttagttgctgttccatcatttgcctttgccactcaccttgctgagtcatccatcttgagagtgcttcctcttgctgccccatcatctgtagttgaagctctttctgtgctccttggctttccaaatattgtctagacaagccatcaatggcttcctgcaattggtgcttgtccaaggtctgttgtgcttgcccctctaagacttgtccttccactacttgaggggctgtcctcttcctttgcttccgttgaggcaggggggttgctgcagcattcatccttcgTACAATTATTGggatgccttcctttatccacatggggtcttcatcttcaaaaaccaccctagctttcttgcatattcggtaaatagtgctggggtaacctaacgttcctcttgagtTGCTTTTCTCCgccatctttctaatgccttcagctatgagttcatgaaccttgatttctcctcccttcagtATATAGTGCACCATCGTGGCTCTCTTGACATTCATctccgagttgtttgcagctgggagaatagaccttctcactagctcaaaccaccccttggcttcaggagtgagatttgttctcttgatgaactttggtttctttcccgcacccctttcccagtcagctctgGGTACACAAATGTCTCGCaaaatctggtcataattggggttgtccaatcttgagtgataactttcttcttcaaactGTATGGACCGTAGCTTCAgtgccctcatgacactcatgggaccaaaatccaccatctttcctctcacaaagcttgtatatgactcatctttcttatcatatcggaccgcatttgtataaaattctcttatgagatttgcattcaccttagtgacagggtcagtgaggagctcccatcttctcttttctaccttctctgtgatttccgGACACTCAGTTTTCTtcacttgaaatcccagctcGTAAATGATTTCCTtgtcaaccatccacccgtattgcaatgcatgatgcaagcttctaaatctcttttcgtCATATGGGTGCTGCTCCATGGGTTCatttcccttccttcttttagaacTCGAAGACGCCATGAATAATAGttaatatgtgaaggtggtaaggttgcggagacttttggttgtttagggttttattgCAATGAAGAGAGTGAGGGGGGAAATGTTTGTAATGGAGTAGGGAGTGTCTTGTACCGAAATAAAGAGTTGTGAAGAGTGGGTGATGACCATGAAGGTGGGTACGGAACAAGGGTCATATATAGGGACGTTGTTACagaatggagggtgtggattgatggagtggttacttgatggacggttggggttatgcatggacaaaagacaaggatcatcactttatgatggagaTTGCTCGGTCTTTTAGGGGTCCCATTTTTCCAaggttgcatggcaacattttccaatgtattCCCTTTTTAGAATAAGTGTGTAGcccctccttttgtggtgtccgatCCTTCTTTGTTTAGTTGTCCAATCCATCCCTTTTaatgcttcttttcttttcctataaagataaaataagaaaagtaagacaTAATATCAAAAAGACAATTTAGCCTTTACGGctataattaataaagaaaagaaaagattagattgtttattcatgaactccaactaactaactaactgtgtatccttatatgtattttggtggcaccatggggtgagaccaaacttagtttggagcactgtgatcaAAAGtcttgttcaaagctccaagactagcatgctctctgttgcattcatgctttcttggtacgctttgaacaccaaacttgttcttcgctatatactgcaatataaggacttcaccgagtttgggttggaattcatgaatattgacttattcaataataaaagctaataaaacatgtgttgcctcccatgaagtgcttctttaacgttaCTAGCTtaacgtttctccttcatcagggaggttgataatgcttcaagtcctcccctcttgccttggacttatatccattggttgtatcaatgatctctacatgctccaaggagagaactctattAGTAGTGAAGACTTttggtaactgagatggtacagtggggagatcaggtgggatatctgggaagtaggctgagatcactttatctcctggagagaaatcttctgtagggatcttcttgttcctccacccccttggtaccttcttctttgtctctTTTGATGCTTCACTACTCTTGGCGACTTCTTCTTCTAAGTgcattttgttgttgtcttcacatgtctctggtggtttaggttcctccagcttctcCTTGAGCTGTGACGATTGTTGTTTGCCTTGTTCATCCTTCAGTGGGGTTTTCGGATGCGTTGGTGCTGcctcagtgcttgtttcctctgtcagcatctcattatgatcattgcttggttctttattttcttggtcagcttcttgggagagtttgaagacattgaagctgagttgttcatcatagatcctcaatattagctcccctcgctccacatctatgagtgctctggttgtagctaggaatggtcttcccaatatgattgggtgagtgtgactctcctCCATGtctaagatgacaaagtctgttgggaggtagtatttcccaacctttaacaacacattttccaccacccctattgcttgtttttgagttttgtcagccagcctgatgaccacatctgtgggcaatatctcattgatctgcagtctCTTCACCAGGGCTAagggtattaagttgatgcttgctcccaaatcgcagagtgctctatcaaacattgtttctcctatggcacaggggacatgaaaactccctggatcttttcttttcgtaggcaactgtggttgaatgagggcactgcaccccttgttcatcactatagtctggcctcccttgagtgagcttttcctaggaagcagcttgatgagcggatattttatacgctttttggggttaatttcatatagtttttagtatgttttagttagtttttagtttatttccattagtttttaggaaaaattcatatttctggactttactatgatttgtgtgtttttctgtaatttcaggtatttttctggctgaaattgagggagctgagcaaaaatctgattcaggctgaaaaaggactgctgatgttgttggattctgacttccctgcactcaaagtggattttctggagctacaaaactcgaaatagtgcgcttccaattgcgttggaa
This window contains:
- the LOC112720738 gene encoding serine/threonine-protein kinase SAPK3; this encodes MEERYEPLKELGSGNFGVARLAKNKKTGELVAVKYIERGKKIDEKVQREIINHRSLRHPNIIRFKEVLLTPTHLAIVLEYASGGELFERICTAGRFSEDEARYFFQQLISGVSYCHSMEICHRDLKLENTLLDGNPSPRLKICDFGYSKSALLHSQPKSTVGTPAYIAPEVLSRKEYDGKIADVWSCGVTLYVMLVGAYPFEDPEDPRNFRKTIGRIIGVQYSIPDYVRVSAECRNLLSRIFVADPAKRITIPEIKQNPWFLKKLPRETMEAERKGGEDTQKDQPRQCVEEIMRIIQEARTPGPMSKASDVGQTGTGSLDDEDDEVDVSGDFEHV